From Trichomycterus rosablanca isolate fTriRos1 chromosome 27, fTriRos1.hap1, whole genome shotgun sequence, a single genomic window includes:
- the nap1l4b gene encoding nucleosome assembly protein 1-like 4b isoform X2, with translation MDTDKNEAKGKVCDQVMQNPQALAALQDRLDSITQHSPSVMDSLSQSVRRRANALKNLQVRSSHIEAKFYEEVHDLERKYASLYQPLFDRRKEVVSGSVEPTDEECEWQSDDDDEDLADDLQKKASIEGKKEEAEGAAVENPKGIPEFWLTIFRSVDMLSDMLQEHDEPILKHLQDITVKFSGPNEPMSFTLEFHFEPNSYFKNTVLTKVYKMKSEPDSEDPFSFEGPEIIACEGCEIDWNKGKDVTVKTIKKKQKHKGRGVVRTVTKQVPNDSFFNFFNPIKVSSDSELDEDSEITLATDFEVGHFFRERIVPRAVLYFTGEALEDDDSFDEEELDEDEEEDPDDDMEEEEEGDSIVKKA, from the exons ATGGACACTGACAAGAATGAAGCCAAAG GTAAGGTGTGTGACCAGGTGATGCAGAACCCACAAGCGCTGGCAGCTCTTCAAGACAGATTAGACAGCATTACACAACACAGTCCTTCTGTCATGGACAG CTTATCCCAGTCCGTCAGAAGAAGAGCCAATGCCTTGAAGAATCTGCAGGTCAGGAGTTCACACATAGAAGCCAAGTTCTATGAGGAGGTGCATGATCTGGAGAGAAAGTATGCTTCCCTCTATCAGCCACTGTTCGACAGG AGAAAAGAGGTCGTAAGTGGATCAGTGGAGCCTACCGATGAGGAGTGCGAGTGGCAgagcgatgatgatgatgaagatctgGCA GATGATCTACAGAAGAAGGCCTCCATTGAGGGAAAGAAGGAGGAGGCGGAGGGCGCCGCTGTGGAAAACCCCAAAGGAATTCCTGAATTCTGGCTCACTATATTCCGCAGTGTGGACATGCTGAGTGATATGCTACAG GAACATGATGAACCTATACTCAAACACCTACAAGACATTACAGTGAAATTCTCTGGCCCTAATGAACCTATG AGTTTCACATTAGAGTTTCACTTTGAACCCAACAGCTACTTTAAAAACACAGTCCTCACAAAAGTCTACAAGATGAAGTCTGAACCTGATTCCGAAGATCCGTTCTCCTTCGAAGGTCCAGAGATCATCGCCTGTGAGGG ATGTGAGATCGACTGGAACAAAGGGAAAGACGTCACAGTTAAaacaatcaagaaaaaacaaaagcacAAAGGCAGGGGTGTCGTGAGGACCGTTACCAAACAAGTGCCCAACGATTCTTTTTTCAACTTTTTCAATCCCATAAAAG TTTCTTCAGATAGTGAATTG GATGAGGACTCCGAGATCACTCTAGCCACagattttgaagtcggccatttctTCAGAGAAAGGATAGTACCAAGAGCTGTGCTCTACTTCACCGGGGAAGCCCTGGAGGATGACGACAGT TTTGATGAGGAAGAGCTTGATGAAGATGAGGAGGAG GACCCAGATGATGAtatggaggaggaagaggagggggATTCTATAGTTAAAAAG GCATAG
- the nap1l4b gene encoding nucleosome assembly protein 1-like 4b isoform X1: MDTDKNEAKGKVCDQVMQNPQALAALQDRLDSITQHSPSVMDSLSQSVRRRANALKNLQVRSSHIEAKFYEEVHDLERKYASLYQPLFDRRKEVVSGSVEPTDEECEWQSDDDDEDLADDLQKKASIEGKKEEAEGAAVENPKGIPEFWLTIFRSVDMLSDMLQEHDEPILKHLQDITVKFSGPNEPMSFTLEFHFEPNSYFKNTVLTKVYKMKSEPDSEDPFSFEGPEIIACEGCEIDWNKGKDVTVKTIKKKQKHKGRGVVRTVTKQVPNDSFFNFFNPIKVSSDSELDEDSEITLATDFEVGHFFRERIVPRAVLYFTGEALEDDDSFDEEELDEDEEEDPDDDMEEEEEGDSIVKKPGQAQPADCKQQ; the protein is encoded by the exons ATGGACACTGACAAGAATGAAGCCAAAG GTAAGGTGTGTGACCAGGTGATGCAGAACCCACAAGCGCTGGCAGCTCTTCAAGACAGATTAGACAGCATTACACAACACAGTCCTTCTGTCATGGACAG CTTATCCCAGTCCGTCAGAAGAAGAGCCAATGCCTTGAAGAATCTGCAGGTCAGGAGTTCACACATAGAAGCCAAGTTCTATGAGGAGGTGCATGATCTGGAGAGAAAGTATGCTTCCCTCTATCAGCCACTGTTCGACAGG AGAAAAGAGGTCGTAAGTGGATCAGTGGAGCCTACCGATGAGGAGTGCGAGTGGCAgagcgatgatgatgatgaagatctgGCA GATGATCTACAGAAGAAGGCCTCCATTGAGGGAAAGAAGGAGGAGGCGGAGGGCGCCGCTGTGGAAAACCCCAAAGGAATTCCTGAATTCTGGCTCACTATATTCCGCAGTGTGGACATGCTGAGTGATATGCTACAG GAACATGATGAACCTATACTCAAACACCTACAAGACATTACAGTGAAATTCTCTGGCCCTAATGAACCTATG AGTTTCACATTAGAGTTTCACTTTGAACCCAACAGCTACTTTAAAAACACAGTCCTCACAAAAGTCTACAAGATGAAGTCTGAACCTGATTCCGAAGATCCGTTCTCCTTCGAAGGTCCAGAGATCATCGCCTGTGAGGG ATGTGAGATCGACTGGAACAAAGGGAAAGACGTCACAGTTAAaacaatcaagaaaaaacaaaagcacAAAGGCAGGGGTGTCGTGAGGACCGTTACCAAACAAGTGCCCAACGATTCTTTTTTCAACTTTTTCAATCCCATAAAAG TTTCTTCAGATAGTGAATTG GATGAGGACTCCGAGATCACTCTAGCCACagattttgaagtcggccatttctTCAGAGAAAGGATAGTACCAAGAGCTGTGCTCTACTTCACCGGGGAAGCCCTGGAGGATGACGACAGT TTTGATGAGGAAGAGCTTGATGAAGATGAGGAGGAG GACCCAGATGATGAtatggaggaggaagaggagggggATTCTATAGTTAAAAAG CCTGGACAAGCCCAACCTGCAGACTGCAAACAGCAGTAA